A single Cucumis melo cultivar AY chromosome 4, USDA_Cmelo_AY_1.0, whole genome shotgun sequence DNA region contains:
- the LOC103487143 gene encoding cytochrome P450 94C1-like, with translation MEIFFLLLPILLFFFFLILIFIILFLLRSKFLCSCEICQAYLASSWSKDFHNLCDWYSHLLRQSPTKTIHIHVLRNTITANPDNVEYILKTKFENYPKGKIFSSILGDFLGRGIFNVDGDLWQFQKKMAIIELGQQSIRSYCFEIVSQEIHSRLLPLLSSVADGGSGGALDLQDVFRRFAFDSICKFSFGLDPMCLELSLPMSDFAVAFDLASKLSAERAMAVPPLIWKIKRMLNLGREKELKKAIKLINMLAREVIRQRRKLGFSTHRDLLSQFMRIVSDETFLRDIVVSFLLAGRDTIASALTSFFWVISSHPTVESAIQLEADRVIGPNSNPTSFDQIQNLHYLQAAIFESMRLYPPIQFDSKLCQNDDILPDGTFVRRGTRVSYHPYAMGRVEQIWGTNCLEFNPERWLKNNIFCPENPFKYPIFQGGFRFCLGKEMALFELKIVALSVIRHFRIQSTTPSSVAPPRFSPGLTATFCGGFKVLVSKKRKWE, from the exons ATggaaattttctttcttcttctcccaattcttctctttttcttttttcttatactCATCTTTATAATCCTCTTTCTTTTGAGGTCAAAATTTCTATGCAGCTGTGAAATATGCCAAGCTTATTTGGCTTCATCTTGGTCAAAAGATTTCCATAACCTCTGTGATTGGTATTCTCATCTTCTTCGGCAATCTCCGACGAAGACCATTCACATCCACGTTTTAAGGAACACGATCACGGCCAATCCCGACAACGTGGAATACATTCTCAagacaaaatttgaaaattaccCAAAAGGGAAAATATTCTCCTCGATTCTTGGCGATTTTTTGGGCCGTGGGATTTTCAACGTCGATGGCGATTTGTGGCAGTTCCAGAAGAAAATGGCGATTATTGAGCTTGGTCAACAGTCGATTAGATCCTACTGTTTTGAAATTGTTTCTCAGGAGATTCATTCCCGCCTTTTGCCGCTTCTTTCGTCGGTTGCCGATGGCGGCAGTGGCGGAGCTTTGGATTTACAAGATGTGTTTAGAAGATTTGCTTTTGATAGTATTTGTAAGTTTTCATTTGGGTTGGATCCAATGTGCTTGGAGCTGTCGCTTCCCATGTCGGATTTCGCCGTCGCCTTCGATCTTGCTTCTAAGCTTTCTGCTGAAAGAGCCATGGCGGTCCCGCCGTTGATCTGGAAAATCAAGCGAATGCTCAACTTAG GGAGAGAGAAGGAACTTAAGAAAGCAATAAAGTTAATAAACATGTTGGCTCGTGAAGTAATTCGACAAAGAAGAAAATTAGGATTCTCGACCCATAGAGACCTCCTCTCTCAATTTATGCGAATTGTGTCTGACGAGACTTTCTTACGAGACATCGTTGTTAGCTTTCTTTTAGCCGGTCGTGATACTATTGCCTCTGCCCTCACTAGCTTCTTTTGGGTCATTTCCTCCCATCCTACCGTAGAGTCTGCTATCCAACTCGAGGCTGATCGAGTCATTGGCCCGAACTCAAACCCTACATCCTTTGACCAAATACAAAATCTCCACTACTTACAAGCTGCTATCTTCGAGTCCATGAGGTTGTATCCTCCCATTCAGTTCGACTCCAAGCTTTGCCAAAACGACGACATTTTACCCGATGGAACGTTCGTTCGACGTGGGACTCGAGTCAGTTACCATCCTTATGCTATGGGTCGAGTGGAGCAAATTTGGGGAACAAACTGCCTCGAGTTCAACCCAGAAAGATGGCTAAAAAACAACATATTTTGTCCTGAAAATCCGTTCAAGTATCCCATATTTCAAGGGGGATTTCGGTTTTGTTTAGGGAAAGAAATGGCTCTGTTTGAGTTGAAAATTGTAGCACTTTCAGTTATTCGGCATTTTCGAATCCAATCTACAACACCCTCGTCTGTGGCGCCCCCGCGATTCTCCCCTGGCCTCACTGCAACCTTTTGCGGTGGATTCAAAGTTTTAGTTAGTAAGAAGAGAAAATGGGAGTGA
- the LOC103486595 gene encoding uncharacterized protein LOC103486595 isoform X1, producing the protein MEELQSPPEPSSTDITSNKGRKKPQAKEKKEPEKRAKKTSNKGKKKPPAKEKKEPEKRAKKKTPVATTAAAAAAATTTSTSVNEHQRTDRLNDVLPKVKVSEFDPCVENHFRAMDAIVELCCEAEEGDGGIDESDIQRFSSSTIFLREWRFYNYEAKTIKFANDSTGPEGKDADITINLPQFSSAAVLKKEAPPGASTSLDFRNFAMHVGGPVWALDWCPQVHGRTNSLIKCEFIAVSAHPPGSSYHKMGIPLTGRGMVQIWCLVHGTENYEPIDVGEPPSDLSSQPKKPRGRPPGRKKKEASGLPSPPKRPRGRPKKEQKESTDKKGDNCQLVQEFSMENPVGSSSLLEIDGVPKNTENFVLLENNVERERSTLQEVSTCNSEDEVPAKKRRVRRKVKSRNLVDDVGVSSLTEYQEDGSIANNHEADENVKSEYSGEDNLLCKDISENVVLDASSIEFSIPESVALPRVVLCLAHNGKVAWDLKWKPINACTDNCKHRMGYLAVLLGNGSLEVWEVPFPHAVKTIYSKFNGEGTDPRFVKLKPIFRCSRLRTANTQSIPLTVEWSLAPPYDYLLAGCHDGTVALWKFSANSSCEDTRPLLRFSADTVPIRAVAWAPTESNLESANVILTAGHGGLKFWDLRDPFRPLWDLHPAPRIIYSLDWLPNPRCVFLSFDDGTLRLLSLLKAANDVPATGQPFTAIKQKGLHTYICSSYAIWSIQVSRQTGMVAYCGADGAVVRFQLTTKAADKENSRHRTPHYVCEYLTEEESIITFRSPPPNVPIPLKKLSNKSEHPLSMRAILSDSMQSNEGNHKTATASTLENEAAICSDVDVGVESGSEDTPMSTKKKNRTQPKCKKKGVENLELECNVEPKDDAHIDADVEAQTDAVLEARMDADVVPSSGDHFENLPPKSVAMHRVRWNMNMGSEKWLCYGGASGILRCQEMVLSALDMKLMKKK; encoded by the exons ATGGAAGAACTTCAATCTCCACCAGAACCATCATCCACTGACATTACCTCCAACAAAGGGAGGAAGAAACCACAGGCTAAGGAGAAGAAGGAACCGGAGAAAAGAGCTAAGAAGACCTCCaacaaagggaagaagaaaCCACCGGCTAAGGAGAAGAAGGAACCGGAGAAAAGAGCTAAGAAGAAGACACCAGTGGCTActactgctgctgctgctgctgctgctactACTACTTCTACTTCAGTCAACGAACACCAACGCACTGATCGTTTAAATGATGTTTTGCCCAAGGTTAAGGTTTCAGAGTTTGATCCTTGTGTTGAAAATCATTTTAGAGCCATGGATGCAATTGTTGAGCTCTGTTGTGAAGCAGAGGAGGGCGATGGTGGAATTGACGAAAGTGACATTCAGCGCTTTTCATCGTCCACAATTTTCTTGAG GGAATGGAGGTTCTACAATTATGAGGCGAAAACTATCAAGTTCGCTAATGATTCGACAGGTCCTGAGGGTAAGGATGCTGATATCACGATAAACTTACCACAATTTTCTTCTGCAGCTGTTCTAAAG AAAGAAGCACCGCCTGGAGCCTCTACATCTCTGGATTTTCG AAACTTTGCTATGCATGTCGGTGGGCCTGTTTGGGCCTTAGATTGGTGTCCTCAAGTTCATGGAAGGACCAACTCCCTTATCAAATGTGAG TTCATTGCTGTTTCTGCTCATCCACCTGGTTCTTCTTATCACAAGATGGGTATCCCGCTCACAGGAAGAGGTATGGTACAGATATGGTGTTTAGTGCATGGCACCGAAAACTATGAACCGATCGATGTAGGAGAGCCTCCTTCAGATTTATCTTCTCAACCAAAGAAGCCTAGAGGAAGGCCACCAGGGCGCAAAAAAAAGGAGGCATCAGGCTTGCCATCTCCACCGAAGAGGCCTAGAGGAAGACCTaaaaaggaacaaaaagaaTCCACTGACAAGAAGGGTGACAATTGCCAGCTTGTTCAGGAATTTTCTATGGAAAACCCAGTTGGTTCATCCAGCTTGCTTGAGATTGATGGTGTCCCCAAAAATACTGAAAATTTTGTATTACTGGAAAACAATGTTGAAAGAGAGAGGAGTACCTTACAAGAAGTTTCTACATGTAATTCTGAAGATGAAGTTCCTGCTAAGAAAAGGAGAGTGAGAAGAAAAGTTAAGTCTAGGAATCTTGTCGATGACGTGGGAGTGTCATCACTTACAGAGTATCAAGAAGATGGATCCATTGCTAACAATCATGAGGCGGATGAGAATGTTAAAAGTGAATATTCTGGGGAAGACAATCTGTTATGCAAGGACATTTCAGAGAATGTTGTCTTAGACGCTAGCTCAATTGAATTTTCTATTCCCGAGAGTGTTGCTTTGCCAAGAGTCGTACTGTGCTTAGCTCACAATGGAAAGGTAGCATGGGATTTGAAATGGAAGCCAATCAATGCATGTACTGACAATTGCAAGCACCGAATGGGCTACCTTGCTGTCTTGCTAGGCAATGGATCTCTAGAAGT CTGGGAGGTTCCTTTTCCCCATGCAGTGAAGACCATCTATTCTAAATTCAATGGGGAGGGTACAGATCCTCGCTTTGTGAAGTTGAAGCCTATTTTCAGATGTTCGAGGTTGAGAACTGCAAATACACAGAG CATCCCTCTGACAGTGGAATGGTCTCTCGCACCTCCTTATGATTATCTACTCGCTGGATGTCATGATGGAACG GTCGCATTGTGGAAGTTCTCTGCCAATAGTTCTTGTGAAG ATACGAGGCCTTTACTTCGTTTTAGTGCAGATACAGTTCCAATAAGAGCAGTTGCATGGGCACCAACTGAAAG CAACCTCGAAAGTGCAAATGTGATACTTACTGCTGGTCATGGAGGTTTAAAATTTTGGGACCTAAG AGATCCTTTCCGCCCCTTGTGGGACCTTCATCCAGCACCGAGGATTATATATAGTCTGGATTGGCTTCCTAATCCTAG ATGCGTTTTTTTATCCTTTGATGATGGAACATTGAGACTTCTCAGTTTGCTAAAGGCTGCAAATGATGTTCCAGCAACTGGCCAACCCTTTACAGCGATAAAACAAAAAGGTTTACACACTTACATTTGTTCATCATATGCCATCTGGAGTATTCAAGTGTCAAGGCAGACAG GCATGGTTGCATACTGCGGTGCTGACGGAGCTGTTGTCCGTTTCCAA CTTACTACGAAAGCAGCGGACAAAGAGAATTCACGCCATCGCACCCCAcattatgtatgtgaatactTAACCGAGGAGGAATCAATTATTACATTCCGCTCGCCACCACCAAATGTTCCAATCCCTTTGAAAAAGCTGTCCAACAAATCTGAACACCCACTGTCCATGCGAGCTATTTTATCTGATTCAATGCAGTCTAATGAAGGAAATCATAAAACAGCCACAGCTTCAACATTGGAAAATGAAGCAGCCATTTGCTCGGATGTCGATGTCGGTGTTGAATCTGGATCTGAGGATACACCGATGTCCACCAAGAAGAAGAACCGAACTCAACCGAAGTGCAAGAAGAAGGGAGTTGAGAACCTAGAATTGGAATGTAACGTTGAGCCTAAAGATGATGCACATATAGATGCTGACGTAGAAGCACAAACAGATGCTGTCTTAGAAGCACGGATGGATGCTGACGTAGTGCCCAGTTCGGGGGATCACTTTGAAAATCTTCCTCCCAAATCAGTTGCAATGCATAGAGTGAGATGGAACATGAACATGGGGAGTGAAAAATGGTTGTGCTACGGTGGAGCATCTGGAATTCTACGCTGTCAGGAGATGGTGCTGTCGGCCCTCGATATGAAGTTgatgaagaaaaaatga
- the LOC103486595 gene encoding uncharacterized protein LOC103486595 isoform X2 produces MRRKLSSSLMIRQVLRKEAPPGASTSLDFRNFAMHVGGPVWALDWCPQVHGRTNSLIKCEFIAVSAHPPGSSYHKMGIPLTGRGMVQIWCLVHGTENYEPIDVGEPPSDLSSQPKKPRGRPPGRKKKEASGLPSPPKRPRGRPKKEQKESTDKKGDNCQLVQEFSMENPVGSSSLLEIDGVPKNTENFVLLENNVERERSTLQEVSTCNSEDEVPAKKRRVRRKVKSRNLVDDVGVSSLTEYQEDGSIANNHEADENVKSEYSGEDNLLCKDISENVVLDASSIEFSIPESVALPRVVLCLAHNGKVAWDLKWKPINACTDNCKHRMGYLAVLLGNGSLEVWEVPFPHAVKTIYSKFNGEGTDPRFVKLKPIFRCSRLRTANTQSIPLTVEWSLAPPYDYLLAGCHDGTVALWKFSANSSCEDTRPLLRFSADTVPIRAVAWAPTESNLESANVILTAGHGGLKFWDLRDPFRPLWDLHPAPRIIYSLDWLPNPRCVFLSFDDGTLRLLSLLKAANDVPATGQPFTAIKQKGLHTYICSSYAIWSIQVSRQTGMVAYCGADGAVVRFQLTTKAADKENSRHRTPHYVCEYLTEEESIITFRSPPPNVPIPLKKLSNKSEHPLSMRAILSDSMQSNEGNHKTATASTLENEAAICSDVDVGVESGSEDTPMSTKKKNRTQPKCKKKGVENLELECNVEPKDDAHIDADVEAQTDAVLEARMDADVVPSSGDHFENLPPKSVAMHRVRWNMNMGSEKWLCYGGASGILRCQEMVLSALDMKLMKKK; encoded by the exons ATGAGGCGAAAACTATCAAGTTCGCTAATGATTCGACAGGTCCTGAGG AAAGAAGCACCGCCTGGAGCCTCTACATCTCTGGATTTTCG AAACTTTGCTATGCATGTCGGTGGGCCTGTTTGGGCCTTAGATTGGTGTCCTCAAGTTCATGGAAGGACCAACTCCCTTATCAAATGTGAG TTCATTGCTGTTTCTGCTCATCCACCTGGTTCTTCTTATCACAAGATGGGTATCCCGCTCACAGGAAGAGGTATGGTACAGATATGGTGTTTAGTGCATGGCACCGAAAACTATGAACCGATCGATGTAGGAGAGCCTCCTTCAGATTTATCTTCTCAACCAAAGAAGCCTAGAGGAAGGCCACCAGGGCGCAAAAAAAAGGAGGCATCAGGCTTGCCATCTCCACCGAAGAGGCCTAGAGGAAGACCTaaaaaggaacaaaaagaaTCCACTGACAAGAAGGGTGACAATTGCCAGCTTGTTCAGGAATTTTCTATGGAAAACCCAGTTGGTTCATCCAGCTTGCTTGAGATTGATGGTGTCCCCAAAAATACTGAAAATTTTGTATTACTGGAAAACAATGTTGAAAGAGAGAGGAGTACCTTACAAGAAGTTTCTACATGTAATTCTGAAGATGAAGTTCCTGCTAAGAAAAGGAGAGTGAGAAGAAAAGTTAAGTCTAGGAATCTTGTCGATGACGTGGGAGTGTCATCACTTACAGAGTATCAAGAAGATGGATCCATTGCTAACAATCATGAGGCGGATGAGAATGTTAAAAGTGAATATTCTGGGGAAGACAATCTGTTATGCAAGGACATTTCAGAGAATGTTGTCTTAGACGCTAGCTCAATTGAATTTTCTATTCCCGAGAGTGTTGCTTTGCCAAGAGTCGTACTGTGCTTAGCTCACAATGGAAAGGTAGCATGGGATTTGAAATGGAAGCCAATCAATGCATGTACTGACAATTGCAAGCACCGAATGGGCTACCTTGCTGTCTTGCTAGGCAATGGATCTCTAGAAGT CTGGGAGGTTCCTTTTCCCCATGCAGTGAAGACCATCTATTCTAAATTCAATGGGGAGGGTACAGATCCTCGCTTTGTGAAGTTGAAGCCTATTTTCAGATGTTCGAGGTTGAGAACTGCAAATACACAGAG CATCCCTCTGACAGTGGAATGGTCTCTCGCACCTCCTTATGATTATCTACTCGCTGGATGTCATGATGGAACG GTCGCATTGTGGAAGTTCTCTGCCAATAGTTCTTGTGAAG ATACGAGGCCTTTACTTCGTTTTAGTGCAGATACAGTTCCAATAAGAGCAGTTGCATGGGCACCAACTGAAAG CAACCTCGAAAGTGCAAATGTGATACTTACTGCTGGTCATGGAGGTTTAAAATTTTGGGACCTAAG AGATCCTTTCCGCCCCTTGTGGGACCTTCATCCAGCACCGAGGATTATATATAGTCTGGATTGGCTTCCTAATCCTAG ATGCGTTTTTTTATCCTTTGATGATGGAACATTGAGACTTCTCAGTTTGCTAAAGGCTGCAAATGATGTTCCAGCAACTGGCCAACCCTTTACAGCGATAAAACAAAAAGGTTTACACACTTACATTTGTTCATCATATGCCATCTGGAGTATTCAAGTGTCAAGGCAGACAG GCATGGTTGCATACTGCGGTGCTGACGGAGCTGTTGTCCGTTTCCAA CTTACTACGAAAGCAGCGGACAAAGAGAATTCACGCCATCGCACCCCAcattatgtatgtgaatactTAACCGAGGAGGAATCAATTATTACATTCCGCTCGCCACCACCAAATGTTCCAATCCCTTTGAAAAAGCTGTCCAACAAATCTGAACACCCACTGTCCATGCGAGCTATTTTATCTGATTCAATGCAGTCTAATGAAGGAAATCATAAAACAGCCACAGCTTCAACATTGGAAAATGAAGCAGCCATTTGCTCGGATGTCGATGTCGGTGTTGAATCTGGATCTGAGGATACACCGATGTCCACCAAGAAGAAGAACCGAACTCAACCGAAGTGCAAGAAGAAGGGAGTTGAGAACCTAGAATTGGAATGTAACGTTGAGCCTAAAGATGATGCACATATAGATGCTGACGTAGAAGCACAAACAGATGCTGTCTTAGAAGCACGGATGGATGCTGACGTAGTGCCCAGTTCGGGGGATCACTTTGAAAATCTTCCTCCCAAATCAGTTGCAATGCATAGAGTGAGATGGAACATGAACATGGGGAGTGAAAAATGGTTGTGCTACGGTGGAGCATCTGGAATTCTACGCTGTCAGGAGATGGTGCTGTCGGCCCTCGATATGAAGTTgatgaagaaaaaatga
- the LOC103486592 gene encoding subtilisin-like protease SBT4.15 gives MNYKMLKLPLILTIIFLFAAAVSATNADRQAYVVYMGALPKLKSSEVLADHHHGLLANAVGDEEMARKAKIYSYGRSFNGFAARLLPHEADKLAKEKKVVSVFRSKTRKLHTTRSWDFLGLSEAASRRNAAAESNVIVGLLDSGIWMEGPSFKDDGYGEIPSKWKGKCVTGHNFTSCNRKVIGARFFDIEEIDNSNNKSPVDEIGHGSHTASTIAGAFVDGASLYGVAGGTARGGVPAARIAMYKVCWAVGCSDVDLLAGFDHAIADGVDIISVSIGGESMEFFNDPIAIGSFHAMEKGILTSCSAGNSGPDLKTVENTAPWIMTVAASTIDRDFSTVVKLGNNKKLSGVSVNTFTPKKQMYPLISGSNAALPNQSSDLDLYPSWCDYGSLDEKKVKGKIVYCLGSIDQEYTISDLGGVGVISNLLNITEMAITTPIPSTHLSSTNSDYVEAYINSTKNPKAVIYKTTTRKVDAPFLAYFSSKGPQTIALNILKPDIAAPGVNILAAYSNLASIPDNRHSLFNLLSGTSMACPHAAAAAAYLKAFHPTWSPAALKSALMTTATPLKIGDELDVIGAGAGQINPTKAVHPGLIYDLSRTSYLSFLCTNKRYSDSALAILTGDASLNCSDVPQASGSDAINYPSMYVPVDRDATSVSAVFHRTVTHVGFGPSTYKAKIKSPAGLSVKVSPETLKFDRAYKKLSFKVVVKGAAPAVGQAPLTASLEWDDSKHYVRSPILVFKV, from the exons ATGAATTACAAAATGCTCAAATTACCTTTAATTCTCACTATCATTTTCCTCTTTGCCGCCGCCGTCTCTGCAACCAATGCTGACAGACAG GCATATGTTGTGTACATGGGAGCATTGCCAAAATTAAAAAGCTCTGAAGTTTTGGCAGATCATCATCATGGCCTCCTTGCTAATGCTGTTGGaga TGAGGAAATGGCAAGAAAAGCCAAGATTTATAGCTATGGAAGAAGCTTTAATGGATTTGCTGCAAGACTCTTACCCCATGAAGCCGACAAATTAGCAA AGGAAAAAAAAGTGGTGTCAGTATTTCGGAGCAAGACAAGAAAATTGCATACAACAAGATCATGGGATTTTTTGGGGCTGTCGGAGGCGGCGAGCCGGCGGAACGCCGCCGCAGAATCCAACGTAATCGTCGGACTATTGGATTCGGGGATATGGATGGAAGGTCCAAGTTTTAAAGATGATGGTTATGGTGAAATTCCTTCTAAGTGGAAGGGCAAATGTGTTACTGGTCATAATTTCACTTCCTGTAACAG GAAAGTGATCGGCGCGAGGTTCTTCGACATTGAAGAAATAGATAATTCCAACAATAAAAGCCCCGTCGACGAGATCGGTCACGGCTCCCACACCGCCTCAACAATCGCCGGAGCTTTCGTCGACGGCGCTAGTCTCTACGGCGTCGCGGGAGGAACGGCGCGCGGCGGCGTTCCAGCGGCGAGAATCGCGATGTACAAAGTGTGCTGGGCCGTAGGGTGCAGTGACGTGGACTTGCTGGCGGGATTCGACCATGCGATCGCCGACGGAGTGGACATCATATCGGTGTCCATCGGCGGCGAGTCGATGGAATTCTTCAATGATCCGATCGCTATAGGATCCTTTCACGCAATGGAGAAAGGAATATTGACGAGTTGCTCGGCGGGAAACAGCGGGCCGGATTTAAAGACGGTGGAGAACACGGCGCCGTGGATAATGACGGTGGCGGCTTCTACAATTGATAGGGATTTCAGTACCGTCGTGAAGTTGGGTAACAATAAGAAGCTCTCT GGAGTGTCAGTAAACACATTCACTCCAAAGAAGCAAATGTACCCTTTGATCTCCGGATCAAATGCTGCATTACCTAATCAATCCTCTGATCTCGATCTTTATCCAAG TTGGTGTGATTATGGGAGTCTTGATGAGAAAAAAGTGAAAGGAAAAATAGTGTATTGTTTGGGATCAATAGACCAAGAATACACCATTTCTGACCTTGGAGGCGTAGGTGTAATTTCCAATCTTTTGAACATTACTGAAATGGCTATTACCACTCCTATTCCATCCACTCATCTTTCCTCTACCAATTCAGATTATGTTGAAGCCTACATTAACTCCACCAA AAACCCCAAAGCCGTCATTTACAAAACTACCACAAGGAAGGTTGATGCTCCCTTTTTGGCTTACTTCTCTTCTAAAGGACCTCAAACCATCGCTCTCAATATTCTTAAG CCGGACATTGCAGCACCAGGGGTGAACATATTAGCAGCATACTCAAATTTGGCTTCAATTCCAGACAATAGACATTCCCTTTTCAATCTTCTTTCTGGTACTTCTATGGCTTGTCCTCACGCCGCCGCTGCGGCTGCGTATCTCAAAGCTTTTCACCCCACTTGGTCCCCCGCTGCCCTCAAGTCCGCCCTTATGACCACCG CGACGCCATTGAAGATCGGAGATGAACTAGACGTGATTGGCGCCGGCGCTGGCCAAATAAATCCGACCAAAGCGGTGCATCCAGGCCTCATTTACGACCTCTCTCGCACCTCTTACCTTTCTTTCCTCTGCACCAACAAACGCTACTCCGACTCCGCCCTCGCCATCCTTACAGGAGACGCTTCTTTAAACTGCTCCGACGTCCCGCAAGCCAGTGGCTCCGACGCCATCAACTACCCTTCCATGTACGTCCCCGTCGACCGAGACGCCACCTCTGTCTCCGCCGTCTTCCACCGGACCGTCACCCACGTCGGCTTCGGCCCATCGACGTACAAAGCGAAGATTAAATCGCCGGCAGGTTTGTCGGTGAAAGTCTCGCCGGAGACTCTAAAGTTCGATCGGGCGTACAAAAAACTGTCGTTTAAGGTGGTGGTGAAAGGGGCAGCGCCGGCGGTGGGGCAGGCACCGTTGACGGCTTCACTTGAATGGGATGATTCTAAGCATTATGTTAGGAGCCCAATTTTGGTCTTTAAGGTTTAA